The Anabaena sp. PCC 7108 region CAAGTTGGTTGCTAACTTTTACTTCATTTACTCGGCTATGGAAGAGGAAATGGAGAAACATCAGCATCACCCAATTCTCAGTAAAATTTATTTTCCTGAACTTAACCGCAAGCATACCTTAGAGCAAGACTTAACTTATTACTATGGTTACAACTGGCGCGAACAAATCAAATTATCTCCTGCCGGTGAAGCTTATGTAAACCGGATTCGAGAAATTTCTGCCACCGCACCAGAATTATTAATTGCTCATTCTTATACTCGTTATCTAGGTGATTTATCGGGGGGACAAATCCTCAAAGGAATTGCCCAAACTGCGATGAAACTAGGTGAAGGTGAAGGAACTGCTTTTTATGAGTTTGCAGATATTACCGATGAAAAGGCATTTAAAGCTAAGTATCGAGCCAATTTAGATGCTATGCCTATTGATGATTCTACAGGCGATCGCATCACTGAAGAAGCAAATGCCGCTTTTGGTGTGAACATGAAGATGTTCCAAGAGTTGGAAGGTAATTTGATTAAAGCTATCGGTATCATGGTTTATAACGCCATGACACGGAAACGCACCAAGGGTAGCACTGAATTACTGACTGCTGAGTAATGAAGAGAGTGCTGAGTAACGAGTGCTGAGTAACGAGTGCTGAGTAACGAGTGCTGAGTGCCGAGCAAAAAGCTGAAAATATGTAGGGGTAACAGCCTTGTGATTGTTTTTGTGTGCATGAAAGCAACCAGAGGGATGTTACCCCTAAATTGATCAATACTTTCAGGAAAATCACTATTTTCAACTTGTTTTGTGAATACTTTAGGACTTACGCATTGACAGAAAAAATCAAATATGGGCTATGGGTTTCAGTCTATTGTCAGGTGCGTCACTCGTATATGTATCGTATCAAAAAATTTGCTATACTTAATTAGTTGGTTAATAGATAAAACCGAAATATGAAACCCACCCAGCCATTAATAACAATTGGAATTTCTACATACAATAGATATATAAGCTTAAAAGATTACAGTCTTTCCTCAATAGAAAAGCTTACTTATCAAAACTATGAAGTCATCATTGTTGATGATGGTTCCAGCGATGAAACTCCCCAAATTCTGAGTGAGTATCAAGATAAATTGCATAATTTACAGATTTTTTGTAACGATAAAAACAGAGGAACTCCTTTTTCTAGAAACAGAATTCTTGAAAAAGCCAAAGGAGATATTATTGTATTTATTGATGATGATGTCAGCATATTTCCCAACTGTTTAGAGGAAATTATTAAGGTATATACACAAGATAGTCAAGTGATGTTTATTTGGGGCTGTGTTTATCAATGTCATGGATCAAATGATAGAAATGCCCCTACTTTCGGAACTGGTAGCTTATTTTCTATTAGGCGGATAATTGCAGATTGTTTTCGATTTGATACTAATATTAGATACTTAAAGACATACGTTTGTGAAGAACACGACTTTGCCCGAAGGGTACAAAGCGCAGGGGCAAAAATTATTAAGGTTCAGTCAGTAAAAGCAAATCACTATCAAGCACCTTCTCGAAATAGATATTGGCGCGGTTTGGGAGGACATTTAAACTATCTTTATGAACAGATGAAGCAAGACTTAAATTCTATCAATATGTATTATTTCCACCTTTTTTTAGGAGTAATACTTGTGATTAAAAGTCTGTTAAAAATAAGAGATGTGGAAAAAAATATGAATGATTATCAGTTAAAGGAAGCAGTCTTCATGTTCCATCATCTACTGATATTAATCAAAGAAAGAAAATTTTTACTTGCTGGTAAATCTCTTTTTTACATTACAATTGATATTCCTATCAGAGCAAAGATTAAAAATAAAATGGAAATCGAACAGGCTAAAAAGTTTACCGAAAACCAGGTAATGACAACCACATAATTATTTATTATATTTACAATATTTATTTGCATTTGCTCAATCATGAAGTCAACTAATAATTATCCTGTTTCAGGAAGTACAACCATGAAAGCGACAAGATAATCAAAAATTTAGTTATTGGTAAATAGTGTACAATGAATTAATAAAACCACACACAAAACATGGCTACAAAAATCCCCGTAACCGTCATCACAGGCTTCTTGGGAAGCGGTAAAACCAGCCTCATCCGTCACTTACTCCAAAACAACCAAGGACGACGCATAGCAGTATTAGTTAACGAATTTGGTGAACTGGGGATAGATGGTGAATTATTGAAATCTTGTCAAATTTGCCCTGAAGATGAAGTACAAGAAACTCCAGAAAATACTAATATATTTGAACTGACAAACGGCTGTTTATGCTGCACCGTCCAAGAGGAATTTTACCCGACAATGCGGGAATTAATTAAACGCCGAGATAGTATAGATTGTATTATTATTGAAACCTCTGGTTTAGCTTTACCAAAACCCTTAGTTAAAGCCTTTCGTTGGCAAGAAATCCGCAATGCTGCTACAGTAGATGCAGTAATTACAGTAGTAGATTGTGCAGCAGTGGCAGCGGGAACATTTGCTAGTGATTTAGAAGCGATTGCGGCACAACGCCAAGAAGATGATAGTCTAGAACATGAAACACCATTACAAGAATTGTTTGAAGATCAACTTGCTTGTGCTGATTTAGTGATTTTGAATAAAACTGATTTAGTTGATAGTGAAACTCAAGCCAAAGTCCTAGAAATAGTCAAGCATGAATTACCTAGAGTTGTGAAAATTGTCTCTAGTGATTATGGTAAATTAGACCCATCTATCTTATTAGGATTTGCTGCCGCAGTTGAAGATAATTTAGATGATCGTCCTAGTCATCATGACACAGAAGAAGACCATGATCATGATGATGAAATTAACTCAACTCATGTGATTTTAGACCGGACATTTGACCCAGAAAAGCTACAAGCAAGATTAGAAAAACTGGCACAAGAACAAGAGATTTACCGCATTAAAGGTTTTGTAGCTGTTGCTAATAAACCCATGCGGTTAGTTATGCAAGGTGTAGGAAATAGATTTGATAAATTTTATGATCGTCCTTGGAAACTAGAAGAAACAAAACAAACCAGTTTAGTTTTTATCGGTCGTAATTTACAATCTTCAGAAATAGAATCTCAATTAGTTAGTTTGTAAGTAGCCATCATGAACTGCGTACACCAGAACACATAAAAAACTTCTTATTCCCCTCCACGAAACAGCGGGGAGGGGTTAGGGGTGGGGTCTTATCTCATTAATTACTGTCAACTGTCAACTGTCACCTAATATTATGAATATCACAGATTTGTTTAATGTTGCCAATCTTTTTGTTTTGCCTTTTTGGGCTTTAATGATTTTGTTACCCAACTGGAAAGTTACTCGCAAGGTAATGGAATCTTATTTACCTTTTGTGGTTTTAGCTGGTGCATATTCCTATTTATTTGTCGTCAGCATTACCCCAGAAAATGCTGCTGCTTTATCAAATCCTCAATTAGCAGATATCGCGAAATTCTTTAGTGATGAAACAGCTGCTGCTACAGGTTGGATTCATTTTTTGGTAATGGATTTATTTGTCGGTAGATGGATATATTGGGAAGGTCAAAAAACCGGAATTTGGACAATTCACTCTATAGCTTTGTGTTTGTTTGCAGGTCCTTTAGGTGTGCTTTCTCATATTTTCACCTATTGGATTACTAAAGCTTTTTCTAAAGGTGCTGAAGGTGTGAAGCTAGAAGAAAAAGCTGCTGCTAATTAAATTGACAATTAAGAAAACAGGGTTTAGCATTGCTAAACCCTACTACTGCAAATTTTATTAGTACTTACGCAAGTGTCACACTAAAAATCTGTTGTAGGGTGCTTTACTACTGCATAAATCCGGCAAATAAACAGATTGTTGATATCTGACGCACCCTACCAATGTGCCAGTTGCGTAAGTCGTGTTTATGTTTAGAGATATTTAATTAAACGTCTCAATGTAATTTATAAAATCCAGAAGATTTAATTTATTAAGCAGCTGTAGCTATCCTGTATTGAGCATCTAACCAACAGAGTGGTAGTTCTTCACCAGATGGAAAAACTAACTCTTCCTTTTTATAGATGTCTGTTTCCTGTTCTTCTTGACCTTCTTGGTCTTGGGCGTGGACAATTTCACTATTAGGATCAAGTAGTTCCTGAATATCGACTATTTTAACTAAATCCTGGCTATCTTTGAGTTGTAAAAACATATGGATAACCCTCAATTAATTGAATGGCTGAATTAAAATCAGAACAAGTGAGAGATTAAATTTCTTTTTGGTATTTTTCCAAAATATCTACTAAGGCAACTTGGCATTGCAAGGGTAATAAATCAATTAAAGCTAGTTCCTTTCTCCCACCACCAATTTTAACGGGGATAGATTCCAAGACTTGAATAACTTGATCTTCATTGACAGTCTTGGCAGTAATTAGAGGATATAACTGTTCAGCAACAACGGTATGAAGTTTGGCATTAGATAAATAAAGATGCCACTTAGCAACATCTATATAGACAGTTTCGCCAATTTCAGCTGCTAGGGCTTCTAGTAATTCTGTGGTATTAGTTTTAGCCATTGAAATAACCTAATGGGAAATAATAGCCTGAACCTTCAGCTTATCTCACATTATCGCGCAATTAGCTAAAATATCTCTACTACCACAGGTTACAATTACCCCAGCTTCAGCAGTCATTCTTTAGGTGGATTTGGGTGGTGTTTGGTTGTAATTAGCGATCGCACTAATATAAATTAGATGCAGCAGTATTACACCTACCCAAACGATTGTTAAAGGTGTTAACCACTCCCAGGATGTGGCTTTCAAGATGTGGAAAAACCACAACCCCGAATTCACAGTAGCAGCAACAGCTACATGAAAAGCAAAATTCATCCGGTCATCTAATTTGCGAAAATCTGGGTCTTTGCGATCAGGTTTGCGAGGCCAACGAGGAGGCATAAATAATAAATATTTGTGAATTTGTTTACAGAGGTTAATACACCTTCATCATTTTAAGGGTTTTAGGTGTCAGTTGCTTACCTAAGTAGTCGTGCAAAATAAATTATCTAGTTAGGGGAGGGAATAGGGAATAGGGGGGTTGCTGAATAAGGGGATGATTGAGGCTGACGCGGGGACGCGGAGAATTTTTTTTGATAAGTGATTAGGCGGATATGATATAATTACCTACATTAAAGTAGTGAATTTTCGTAAGCCAACTCCATAGTCTCCAATAAGTTGGGAATATCATAGGGTTTAGTTACCCAATAGGAAATACCCAAAGTTGAAACTAATTCCTCTGGATATCCATAAGCCGTAGCGAATATAATAGCTAAATTAATACCCTGGATCTGAAGGTGTTGGTAAACTTCAACTCCTGTGAGTTCAGGCATTCTATTATCTAAAATCAATAAATCTGGTTGACACTTAACTACTTTTTCTAAAGCTTCTTTACCATCTTTTGCTTCTCTAACATCCCACCCTTCTTCATGTAGTAAAAAAGAGAGCATTTCTCGACAATCTTCATCATCATCTGCAATTAGGACTTTGCGCTTTTTTAAATTTTCATTATTCATAAATTTTTCTTGGTTATGGGTAGAGAAAAAACTTCAGTCCTTGGTTCTGATTTGGAAGTATTTAACACGGGAATAGATGTAAAACTAACTTGTGCCAATTCACAATAGGGCATTTTTTCAACTATAACTTTTACTGTGCCACCTTTACCTGCATTCTCAAAAGAATTGAGAAAACAGCGCAGCAGCTTGCGTAACAGCGATCTGATATCTGCTGATATTGTAATTATCTCTGTACAGTAAGTGAGAATTTCCACCTTGCGGATAGCAGCCTCAGTTGCTAAAAGGTCTACCAAATCGTGCAAACTATCAGTCAGTGATAGAGGTTGAATTTGTCCGATTTCTAATGATGCTAAACTGCGCCAAATTGCAGCACGATGACGAAATATTTGAATTGATTTTTCAGCCTGTTGCAGTAATTGCATTGCATAATTTAAGCGATTAACAGCTACCATCCGAGAGCTAATTTCCAGTTTTAACCGTGCGGCTTGATGACCTTGAATGATATCTTGACGGAGTTCTTCTAATGGTTGATAATCGTCAGGGCTTGATGCTAACACACGGCGAATATCTTTTTCTAAATTTCCTATCAATAATTCTGCTTCAATACCGTGAGATGCACACAGCAATATCTCTTTCAACCTTTGTCCTGCATCAGCACGACGGACGGAGATACTGAACACACCAATAATTTCCCGGTTTTCGTCCCGCAGGGGAATTCCCTGGCAAGTGAAAGGATGAAATCCTTGAATAAAATGCTCTGCGGCCACGATTTCTACATAATCTTCTTCAGCTAAGGGAGTTCCGATACCATTGGCACCAGCGACAGCTTCCGACAGTAGGGAACCGGGTGTAGGAAATGATTCGGAAGCTTGTATGGTTTGTTTATCTCCCACCACATCTAGTAGAATACCTTGGCGATTGCTTAACATCACTGCATGACGATCTGTTCCCGCAGCCTGTGATAAGGTTCGGAAGTAGGGAGCAGCTAAATTAATCAGATCACTATGTTGCTTTACTAAACGTTCAGTTTCTAAGCTGGATAGTTTCTCAGCTTGAAGAGCGCGGTTATCAGCCCCTTGTAAATGCGATCTTTCCCAAGCACGATAGATTTCTGAGCGCAACATCTCAGCCCGAATTCCGCCTGTTGATGTGTATATAAGCCCTGCTTCTACTGCATTTTTTCCCTGAGGAGACATAGTTTTAACATCTCTTGGTCGAGAAACATCACTGAGAACTTACCCATTGAAAGCAAAAATTCATACTTTAGGCAGAGTGTAGGGGAAGAAAAAGAAAGTATTAGGAAAATGTCAAAGTTCTTCCCCACTTTTTTCACCACACTTTGTCGAGACAAATAATTTTGGTGCATAAATTTTATCATTTTTAGGTTGATATTATCAAATATTCTCAATTTTTTTTGCTCATGTCTCAACAGCTATAGCAATCTTGGTTGATGAGTGAGAATTTTTTTAACACACCGCCTAAAAAACAAAGCAAAAGAGAAAAATATCAGTTTTTATCCATAGATTTTTACATCAACCAAGTGGATGAATTTTTATGTTTTTGAATTAACATTTATTCATCTTTTTGATAGAGGGAGTTAATCAATCCACTTGTGAAGATGGTAATGACCTTAAACGGTGAATGATTATGCCTAAAGCCAATCCAGTTGAAATCCAAAAACATTTGAAAGGTGTTGACTATCCTGCTAGTAAGGAAGAATTGATTGAACACGCTAGAGAGCAAGGAGCCGATAAGCAGCTGATCTCATTACTAGAACAATTACCAGAAGATGAAGAATATGAAAATCCAGCCGACCTTAACAAAGCTCTAGGGGAGATTCAGTAGGTTAGATAATGGGTAATTGGTGATGAGAAAATTTATTACCAATTACCCAATCTAAAATCCTACATTGCTATAATCTCCTGATTTCCCGCCGGTTTTACTTACCAAACTAATTGATTCAATTTGGATAGACTTTTCTAAAGCTTTTGCCATATCGTACAAAGTCAGTGCCGCCACAGAAACCGCAGTTAAAGCTTCCATTTCCACACCAGTTTCAGCTTTAGTTCTCACTGTGGCATAAATTTGATAACCGGGTAGTTCGGGATCTGGTGTTACCTCAACTGTAATTTTTTGTAAGGGTAAAGGATGACAGAGGGGAATTAAATTAGATGTCTGCTTGGCTGCCATAATTCCCGCTAACCTAGCAGTTCCCAAAACATCCCCTTTAGGAGCATTTCCGGCTTGAATGGCGGCAAAGGTGGCTGGTAGCATCCGCACCCTGGCTGTAGCTACAGCTTGGCGCACAGTAGGGATTTTGTTAGACACATCAACCATTTGCGCCTCGCCCTGGGGGTTCAGGTGGGTTAATTTAGAAGAATTTTCAAAATTATCTTGCATAATTCCCGGAGTTTATGTTATTATCAGATGCAGTCGGTTAAGGGTGTGTAGCTCAGTGGACTAGAGCACGTGGCTACGGACCACGGTGTCGGGGGTTCGAATCCCTCCTCGCCCGTTTAATAAAGAAATTGCACAAACTCTTTGTTTAGGGCTTGTGCAATTTATTATATATTTATTTTTTATTTATCTTTTCAAGGCATAAACATCTTCTCCACGACCAAAGGCAAAGCGGAGGGAATTGGTTATATTTTTGCTGGACTGGGTGACAAAAATGAGAATTGCCAAGACAGTTAAAACAGTCGCAAAACCAAACATACTGCGATAGCCGATTTGTTGGGCAACAGCACCCAAAATGGGACCAGCTATAATCAGTCCAGTATCTAATCCCATTAAAGATACGCCAAATATCCGCCCTCGTTCATGGGGTAATGCCCTATCTGTCATCATCACGGAAATCATCGGAATGACTGTTCCAGAAGCGGCACCCTCTATAAATCCTCCCAGCAAGAAAGTGAAGGGATTGTTTGCTTGCCAAATACAGATCATTGCCAAAGTATAAACCATCAAGCTGAAGGTGATAAATAAACCCCTTCCATACCGATCAGAAGCCCGACCAGTAAACAACCTGACACTAAAACTGGATATAGCCGCAGCCGTAAAAAATAATCCGGCATTTAAATCCACTCCTGTTGATTTGATGTACAAGGCAATAAAGGTATGTACAGTACCTAAAGCTAAACCAAACAGTAAAAGTATAATAGCGGGTATACGCACACGGGGACTAATTAGTAATTGCCAAAATCGATCATCC contains the following coding sequences:
- a CDS encoding heme oxygenase (biliverdin-producing); the protein is MSSNLASKLRVGTKKAHTMAENVGFVKCFLKGVVEKNSYRKLVANFYFIYSAMEEEMEKHQHHPILSKIYFPELNRKHTLEQDLTYYYGYNWREQIKLSPAGEAYVNRIREISATAPELLIAHSYTRYLGDLSGGQILKGIAQTAMKLGEGEGTAFYEFADITDEKAFKAKYRANLDAMPIDDSTGDRITEEANAAFGVNMKMFQELEGNLIKAIGIMVYNAMTRKRTKGSTELLTAE
- a CDS encoding glycosyltransferase family 2 protein, with translation MKPTQPLITIGISTYNRYISLKDYSLSSIEKLTYQNYEVIIVDDGSSDETPQILSEYQDKLHNLQIFCNDKNRGTPFSRNRILEKAKGDIIVFIDDDVSIFPNCLEEIIKVYTQDSQVMFIWGCVYQCHGSNDRNAPTFGTGSLFSIRRIIADCFRFDTNIRYLKTYVCEEHDFARRVQSAGAKIIKVQSVKANHYQAPSRNRYWRGLGGHLNYLYEQMKQDLNSINMYYFHLFLGVILVIKSLLKIRDVEKNMNDYQLKEAVFMFHHLLILIKERKFLLAGKSLFYITIDIPIRAKIKNKMEIEQAKKFTENQVMTTT
- the cobW gene encoding cobalamin biosynthesis protein CobW: MATKIPVTVITGFLGSGKTSLIRHLLQNNQGRRIAVLVNEFGELGIDGELLKSCQICPEDEVQETPENTNIFELTNGCLCCTVQEEFYPTMRELIKRRDSIDCIIIETSGLALPKPLVKAFRWQEIRNAATVDAVITVVDCAAVAAGTFASDLEAIAAQRQEDDSLEHETPLQELFEDQLACADLVILNKTDLVDSETQAKVLEIVKHELPRVVKIVSSDYGKLDPSILLGFAAAVEDNLDDRPSHHDTEEDHDHDDEINSTHVILDRTFDPEKLQARLEKLAQEQEIYRIKGFVAVANKPMRLVMQGVGNRFDKFYDRPWKLEETKQTSLVFIGRNLQSSEIESQLVSL
- a CDS encoding ABA4-like family protein, with the protein product MNITDLFNVANLFVLPFWALMILLPNWKVTRKVMESYLPFVVLAGAYSYLFVVSITPENAAALSNPQLADIAKFFSDETAAATGWIHFLVMDLFVGRWIYWEGQKTGIWTIHSIALCLFAGPLGVLSHIFTYWITKAFSKGAEGVKLEEKAAAN
- a CDS encoding DUF3181 family protein; the protein is MAKTNTTELLEALAAEIGETVYIDVAKWHLYLSNAKLHTVVAEQLYPLITAKTVNEDQVIQVLESIPVKIGGGRKELALIDLLPLQCQVALVDILEKYQKEI
- a CDS encoding response regulator yields the protein MNNENLKKRKVLIADDDEDCREMLSFLLHEEGWDVREAKDGKEALEKVVKCQPDLLILDNRMPELTGVEVYQHLQIQGINLAIIFATAYGYPEELVSTLGISYWVTKPYDIPNLLETMELAYENSLL
- a CDS encoding GAF domain-containing protein, yielding MSPQGKNAVEAGLIYTSTGGIRAEMLRSEIYRAWERSHLQGADNRALQAEKLSSLETERLVKQHSDLINLAAPYFRTLSQAAGTDRHAVMLSNRQGILLDVVGDKQTIQASESFPTPGSLLSEAVAGANGIGTPLAEEDYVEIVAAEHFIQGFHPFTCQGIPLRDENREIIGVFSISVRRADAGQRLKEILLCASHGIEAELLIGNLEKDIRRVLASSPDDYQPLEELRQDIIQGHQAARLKLEISSRMVAVNRLNYAMQLLQQAEKSIQIFRHRAAIWRSLASLEIGQIQPLSLTDSLHDLVDLLATEAAIRKVEILTYCTEIITISADIRSLLRKLLRCFLNSFENAGKGGTVKVIVEKMPYCELAQVSFTSIPVLNTSKSEPRTEVFSLPITKKNL
- a CDS encoding DUF2795 domain-containing protein, whose product is MPKANPVEIQKHLKGVDYPASKEELIEHAREQGADKQLISLLEQLPEDEEYENPADLNKALGEIQ
- the moaC gene encoding cyclic pyranopterin monophosphate synthase MoaC codes for the protein MQDNFENSSKLTHLNPQGEAQMVDVSNKIPTVRQAVATARVRMLPATFAAIQAGNAPKGDVLGTARLAGIMAAKQTSNLIPLCHPLPLQKITVEVTPDPELPGYQIYATVRTKAETGVEMEALTAVSVAALTLYDMAKALEKSIQIESISLVSKTGGKSGDYSNVGF
- a CDS encoding MFS transporter, translating into MKEFDTFDVNLRRNLRILFTAGLLFWSSLASLLPTLPLYIESIGASKQQIGIVMGSFAIGMLLFRPQVGILADRRGRKIVLLIGMSVAAIAPLGYLVVKSILPLMAIRAFHGISIAAFATGYIALVGDLAPEHRRGEIIGYMSLVNPIGVALGPALGGYLQAAYGYTPLFLASATLGCLGVLCILPIANPPILEQPTNSTDDRFWQLLISPRVRIPAIILLLFGLALGTVHTFIALYIKSTGVDLNAGLFFTAAAISSFSVRLFTGRASDRYGRGLFITFSLMVYTLAMICIWQANNPFTFLLGGFIEGAASGTVIPMISVMMTDRALPHERGRIFGVSLMGLDTGLIIAGPILGAVAQQIGYRSMFGFATVLTVLAILIFVTQSSKNITNSLRFAFGRGEDVYALKR